The Ochrobactrum sp. BTU1 genome includes a region encoding these proteins:
- a CDS encoding ShlB/FhaC/HecB family hemolysin secretion/activation protein, which yields MTQVPNAAGSPADDFMRRQAEQDLEQRLRSLEQATPRAVTPQGSEQSAPLKQTAKGPCFSINTVKVEGVTLLSPKTLAPKLAAYQNRCIGLSDINMLLKEITSLYMDAGYITSRVYVPEQDIAKTKELRLVAAEGSLSDIYLNGQPAAYPGLLGTAFPGLKDKPVNIRDVEQGLDQINRLTSNNAKTTMLPGKEPGASILNVENKPGLPWHFSIANNNLGQKSTGYSRSSVTFRMDNLVNLNDLLSLTYEHTGPDYPWPNDGVGQSNSISGSISVPYGYWSFTLNGSYYKYRSLVPGNFSDIASSGDSGQLGLSVDRVILRDQNSITTLNAGLAYKETNNFLMGNLIEVGSRQYSVANLGLSHSRRMSGGLWVFDLSYNQGLGIFGATRRGDPGAGDAEPEFSKFTGTINVTKPFQLASQNLQFSTMINGQYSPDNLYGAEQISLGGYSNVRGTRDSILFGNSGLFTRNEITWRTMPWKNNELLSKRFGELRPYAAIDYGHVFAQDRFGIEGGDVSGWTVGTRLAGGNIGADIGYSRIIKSTANTSSKDLFFVSTSLQF from the coding sequence ATGACGCAAGTGCCAAATGCCGCCGGCTCGCCTGCCGATGACTTCATGCGCCGCCAAGCTGAGCAGGATTTGGAACAGCGATTGCGTTCGCTGGAACAGGCGACCCCGCGTGCGGTGACCCCGCAAGGGTCCGAGCAATCCGCTCCTTTAAAGCAAACCGCTAAAGGTCCGTGCTTTTCGATCAACACTGTGAAGGTCGAAGGCGTTACACTCCTTTCCCCTAAAACCCTTGCGCCCAAATTGGCTGCTTACCAAAATAGGTGCATCGGACTTTCAGACATCAATATGCTGTTGAAAGAGATCACCAGCCTTTACATGGATGCAGGCTATATTACGTCACGCGTTTATGTGCCCGAACAGGATATTGCGAAGACCAAGGAATTGCGGCTTGTCGCGGCTGAAGGTTCACTTTCAGACATTTACCTCAATGGTCAGCCCGCAGCCTATCCCGGATTACTTGGCACAGCCTTTCCCGGGTTAAAGGACAAGCCTGTCAATATACGCGATGTTGAACAGGGTCTTGATCAGATCAATCGTCTGACCTCAAACAATGCGAAGACAACGATGTTACCGGGAAAAGAACCCGGCGCATCCATTCTCAATGTCGAAAACAAGCCCGGTCTCCCGTGGCATTTCTCGATTGCAAATAACAATCTTGGCCAGAAATCGACGGGTTATTCGCGCTCTTCGGTTACATTCCGCATGGATAATCTGGTCAATCTGAATGACCTTTTGTCGCTCACCTATGAACACACAGGCCCTGATTACCCTTGGCCCAATGATGGCGTTGGCCAGAGCAACAGTATTTCCGGCTCGATCAGTGTGCCTTATGGCTATTGGAGCTTCACGCTTAACGGGTCCTACTACAAATATCGTAGCCTGGTTCCGGGCAATTTCAGCGATATTGCCTCATCGGGCGATTCCGGTCAGCTGGGTTTGAGCGTCGATCGTGTCATTTTGCGCGATCAAAATTCAATCACAACGCTCAATGCAGGCCTTGCCTATAAGGAAACCAACAACTTCCTGATGGGCAATCTGATCGAAGTTGGAAGTCGGCAATACTCGGTCGCAAATTTAGGCCTTTCTCATTCGCGCCGCATGTCGGGTGGATTATGGGTCTTTGACCTGAGCTATAATCAGGGTCTTGGCATTTTTGGCGCAACCCGCCGAGGGGATCCGGGAGCGGGTGACGCAGAACCGGAGTTTTCCAAATTTACCGGTACGATCAACGTCACCAAGCCGTTTCAGCTTGCAAGCCAGAACCTGCAATTCTCAACGATGATCAATGGGCAGTATTCCCCGGATAATCTTTATGGCGCGGAACAGATTTCATTGGGCGGCTATTCCAATGTTCGTGGTACCCGCGACAGCATCCTGTTTGGCAATAGTGGTCTGTTTACCCGCAACGAGATCACCTGGCGCACGATGCCGTGGAAAAACAACGAATTGCTGAGCAAGCGGTTCGGAGAATTGCGACCCTATGCGGCGATTGATTACGGCCACGTCTTCGCGCAGGACCGCTTTGGCATCGAGGGCGGAGATGTCTCAGGCTGGACTGTCGGCACCCGTCTGGCAGGCGGCAATATTGGTGCAGATATCGGCTATTCGCGCATCATCAAGAGTACTGCCAATACCAGTTCCAAAGATTTGTTTTTCGTCAGCACATCGCTGCAATTTTGA
- a CDS encoding invasion associated locus B family protein produces the protein MTAYYDKSSSKKSNALKTSALGLLALSILLGGMAQNAFAQDGKGDKPSTLPGGASSLTETFEDWTVSCGAAKGNTQCVISQTQAQQQNGQRILDIRLSPVAQDNAYQGNLTLPFGLEFSRGLTVQLDDGQVGKPFPFKTCLPAGCIVPISFDKATLDATRKGTTLKLAAVSIDNQNIPFTVSLKGLGAAFDRASTLVAAK, from the coding sequence ATGACTGCGTATTACGACAAGTCTTCGTCAAAAAAATCAAACGCGCTTAAAACCTCTGCGTTGGGATTGTTGGCACTATCGATCCTTCTTGGCGGCATGGCGCAAAATGCTTTCGCCCAGGATGGCAAGGGTGACAAACCTTCCACACTGCCCGGCGGAGCGTCATCATTGACGGAAACTTTTGAGGATTGGACGGTTTCCTGTGGAGCCGCCAAAGGCAACACGCAATGTGTCATCTCGCAAACCCAGGCACAGCAACAAAATGGTCAGCGGATACTCGATATTCGTTTGAGCCCGGTTGCGCAGGACAATGCCTATCAAGGCAACCTGACTTTGCCCTTTGGCTTGGAATTTTCGCGTGGCCTAACCGTTCAGTTGGATGACGGACAGGTCGGCAAGCCATTTCCTTTTAAAACCTGTCTTCCTGCTGGATGTATCGTTCCGATCAGCTTTGATAAAGCTACCCTCGATGCGACACGAAAGGGAACAACTCTAAAGCTTGCGGCCGTTTCCATCGATAATCAAAATATTCCATTCACGGTCTCTCTAAAGGGGCTCGGCGCAGCATTTGATCGGGCGAGCACATTGGTCGCTGCAAAGTAA
- a CDS encoding invasion associated locus B family protein — protein MKFLEKMTPLGLVLASLLLTISFAQAQEKPAAKQDASTVQSKRFDDWYYRCAQLKAADSKTVSQCEVAQIAQVKQGEENVNVLTLAIAQTAPEAGKKLSHNELLLTALVPLNVVLPIGLGLAVDGKNVVTIPYRNCNQAGCWAQQKLDKKMLGALQKGSAGEAHLRLMNGQNINLKFSLKGLTSALSELQKPNKA, from the coding sequence ATGAAATTTCTGGAAAAAATGACGCCGCTTGGCCTCGTTTTAGCATCATTGTTACTAACCATCAGCTTTGCGCAGGCGCAAGAAAAGCCTGCAGCCAAGCAGGATGCCTCAACCGTTCAATCAAAGCGCTTCGATGACTGGTACTATCGTTGTGCGCAGCTCAAAGCTGCGGACAGCAAGACCGTTTCACAATGCGAGGTCGCGCAGATCGCCCAGGTTAAACAGGGCGAGGAGAACGTCAATGTTCTCACGCTGGCAATTGCACAGACAGCGCCTGAAGCTGGAAAGAAATTGTCTCACAATGAGTTGCTGCTGACGGCTCTTGTTCCACTCAATGTGGTGTTGCCCATCGGTCTTGGTCTGGCCGTTGACGGCAAGAACGTCGTGACCATTCCTTATCGCAACTGCAATCAGGCTGGCTGCTGGGCGCAGCAAAAGCTCGATAAAAAAATGCTTGGAGCCTTGCAGAAGGGAAGTGCGGGGGAAGCACACCTGCGATTGATGAATGGACAAAATATCAATCTGAAGTTTTCGTTGAAAGGGCTCACCAGTGCTCTTAGCGAATTGCAAAAGCCAAATAAAGCCTGA
- the leuA gene encoding 2-isopropylmalate synthase: protein MMQTPDQKYRPFLSPINLVDRQWPSRRLTQAPRWVSTDLRDGNQALADPMNGEKKMRFYRMLLEIGFKEIEVAFPSASQTEFNFVRQLIECDLVPEDVTIQVLTQSRADLIARTFEALKGAKQAVVHLYNATAPLFRRVVFGMDKQQIIDLAVSGVAAMVTESCKQPETRWTFEYSPETFCFTEPDFALEICERVLDVIKPTPQNKAILNLPATVEVSMPNVYADQIEWFCRNISCRDSVIISVHPHNDRGTAVAATEQALLAGADRVEGCLFGNGERTGNVDLVTLALNLYTQGIDPKLYFPEMRSIVRTVEHCNDLPVHPRHPYAGELVHTAFSGSHQDAIRKGFAAHETRNDGIWEMPYLPIDPMDIGESYEAVIRVNSQSGKGGVAWILEQDHGLKLPRSLQIDFSRRVQAHADDSGKEITAEMIWTLFCEIYHLNDNPAFELLSYKEPRPIRTGAARTFAGRVRHLGKELSITGKGNGLISSTVSALQSGCGIDLEIVDYHEHALRQGANAQAVAYIECRTQNGHKIFGVGIDEDIALASVRAVLGAAAETL from the coding sequence ATGATGCAGACCCCAGATCAAAAATACCGTCCGTTTTTATCTCCGATTAATCTGGTTGATCGCCAATGGCCCAGCCGGCGATTGACGCAAGCGCCGCGCTGGGTTTCGACAGATTTGCGCGATGGAAATCAGGCACTCGCCGACCCCATGAATGGCGAGAAGAAAATGCGCTTCTATCGGATGCTCTTAGAAATCGGTTTCAAGGAAATCGAAGTTGCCTTTCCATCTGCCTCGCAAACGGAGTTCAATTTTGTCAGGCAACTGATCGAGTGTGATCTGGTTCCGGAAGACGTGACGATTCAGGTTCTGACCCAGTCAAGAGCGGACCTGATCGCACGCACTTTCGAAGCTCTAAAGGGGGCAAAGCAGGCCGTCGTTCATCTTTATAACGCTACAGCTCCACTCTTCCGTCGTGTCGTCTTTGGGATGGACAAGCAGCAGATCATCGATTTGGCCGTGAGTGGTGTTGCCGCCATGGTGACTGAAAGCTGCAAACAGCCAGAGACACGGTGGACTTTTGAATATTCGCCGGAAACTTTTTGTTTTACGGAACCTGATTTTGCTTTGGAAATATGCGAGCGTGTGTTGGATGTGATAAAGCCAACGCCACAAAACAAGGCAATCCTCAATCTTCCTGCGACGGTTGAGGTTTCTATGCCGAATGTCTATGCAGACCAGATCGAGTGGTTCTGCAGAAATATCTCATGCCGAGACAGCGTTATAATCAGCGTGCATCCGCATAATGATCGGGGCACTGCGGTTGCAGCGACAGAGCAAGCACTGCTTGCTGGCGCAGACCGGGTCGAGGGCTGCTTGTTTGGGAACGGCGAACGGACCGGCAATGTCGATCTCGTCACTTTGGCTCTTAATCTTTATACGCAAGGTATCGATCCGAAGCTCTATTTTCCTGAGATGCGCTCGATCGTTCGAACAGTTGAACACTGCAATGACTTGCCAGTTCATCCGCGACACCCCTATGCCGGTGAACTCGTTCATACTGCCTTTTCCGGATCGCATCAGGATGCAATCCGCAAAGGTTTCGCGGCCCATGAAACTCGCAATGATGGTATTTGGGAAATGCCTTACCTTCCCATTGACCCAATGGATATAGGTGAAAGTTACGAAGCCGTAATCCGTGTCAACAGTCAATCCGGTAAGGGAGGCGTGGCATGGATACTTGAGCAAGACCACGGGCTGAAATTGCCTCGCTCACTCCAAATCGACTTCAGTCGACGGGTTCAGGCGCACGCTGATGATAGCGGGAAAGAAATAACCGCAGAAATGATCTGGACGCTGTTTTGTGAAATTTATCATTTGAACGACAATCCGGCTTTTGAACTCTTAAGCTACAAAGAACCCCGGCCAATAAGAACTGGGGCAGCTCGAACCTTTGCCGGACGAGTTCGCCACTTAGGTAAGGAGCTGTCAATCACTGGGAAAGGGAATGGCTTAATATCCAGTACAGTCTCGGCACTTCAGTCCGGCTGCGGTATTGATTTGGAAATTGTCGATTATCATGAACATGCCTTGAGGCAGGGCGCAAATGCACAAGCGGTCGCATACATTGAATGTCGAACGCAGAACGGACATAAGATCTTTGGTGTGGGTATCGATGAGGATATCGCATTGGCGTCGGTCCGTGCTGTACTCGGCGCTGCAGCGGAGACCCTTTAA